A genomic window from Rhodothermales bacterium includes:
- a CDS encoding GH116 family glycosyl-hydrolase: MKGAPIRSSITRRHFLQVASLPLASSFFAGCGLLSGARTTESASVADTFNSDHPLAALRFMHQGVVSKDMRFEFAPQPVHIAESAGAWHVKGSLPYLAQSTGSEEVRRLVAPPIGMRSGLPLGGMGGGTIEIRADGSLRDWQIFNGSPASTEEKVDVEDFFVGLRTQRGTEAPRAWTLRTQPPGELPGVDRMAFAGAYPVARLVPQAEGLPLDVAWYAYSPFILNDPAFSNTPALGFTLLLHNPGNAPVDASVMCNLPNHTQGTFRLQRGITLTRNGDTPDAGTMTLETVTGFNLSSMVASELGEIWEIFEKAGTFDGQISMGLFDHGAAAARAVVEPGATQAVTFVLSWHFPNRTFNGANIGQGYAGRHTSAPDAAKAFIDRLPDVWNSLSTWQALCFDNSMPDALQDALANSPSILAKSAVFTGTQHWRFWDTFAAPSLSGLPTSLHRAMPLALFFPDILRDHLRAYAAVQHDDGSLPASLGMGRRTPFDGAHGPVHSDNAPAFILQVYAHLRATGDRGVFAELWPHARKAMGWQLERAARLELPDRLDSLYRWWQYDRKDLAAYGSMLHLAAGQAALRMAALAGDTAFASSLKDQLTTASKAFDEAFWTGDHYRAWRTADEPTTDALQADTLYGLLWCFQLEIDLPIPLDRARSHIRKELRDNASPYGLLAMRHAGNDADALSSEKPYRFLADGRGGPTDSVVWQAATYNSAALGIWLEIDPRRTLEGAERAAAHQYRTLRDPWNVFEMQAGWDGSPWAYSHHPAHLALWLLPLALSGQQYDAVARRLTFEPRIDAPYRIPFAIPTARGVLDVRGGGRYTVEISSGRLILEELRIGGEVVQRDVLLEAGQAVRIG, from the coding sequence ATGAAAGGAGCCCCCATTCGATCTTCCATCACCCGTCGCCACTTTCTGCAGGTCGCCTCGCTCCCTCTTGCCTCGTCTTTTTTTGCCGGCTGTGGTCTATTATCGGGTGCACGCACCACGGAATCCGCATCCGTTGCCGACACCTTCAACAGCGACCATCCACTGGCGGCGCTGCGTTTTATGCACCAGGGCGTCGTGTCGAAGGACATGCGCTTCGAGTTCGCGCCCCAACCTGTCCACATCGCCGAATCCGCCGGAGCCTGGCATGTCAAGGGATCGCTGCCCTATCTCGCGCAATCGACCGGTTCGGAGGAGGTTCGCCGGCTCGTCGCCCCCCCTATCGGGATGCGATCCGGCTTGCCCCTGGGGGGAATGGGAGGCGGCACCATCGAAATCCGGGCCGATGGCAGCCTTCGAGACTGGCAGATCTTCAATGGCTCGCCGGCCAGCACCGAGGAGAAAGTAGATGTGGAGGACTTTTTTGTCGGCCTGCGTACACAACGGGGCACGGAGGCCCCGCGCGCCTGGACGCTCCGCACCCAGCCTCCCGGAGAGCTTCCGGGGGTCGACCGGATGGCATTTGCCGGCGCGTATCCCGTCGCCCGCCTCGTACCACAGGCCGAGGGCCTGCCACTCGATGTCGCCTGGTATGCGTATTCGCCGTTTATCCTCAACGATCCGGCCTTCAGCAACACCCCCGCCCTGGGGTTCACGCTCCTGCTGCATAACCCGGGCAATGCCCCGGTGGATGCCTCGGTCATGTGTAATCTGCCAAACCATACGCAGGGTACCTTCCGCCTCCAACGCGGCATCACGCTCACACGGAACGGCGATACGCCGGACGCCGGCACGATGACGCTCGAAACGGTCACGGGCTTCAACCTGAGCAGCATGGTGGCCAGCGAACTCGGTGAGATCTGGGAGATCTTCGAGAAAGCGGGCACGTTCGACGGTCAGATTTCGATGGGGTTATTCGACCACGGCGCCGCGGCCGCGCGCGCGGTCGTCGAACCCGGCGCCACACAGGCGGTGACGTTTGTGCTCAGCTGGCATTTTCCGAACCGAACGTTTAACGGCGCCAACATCGGACAGGGGTATGCCGGCCGCCATACGTCGGCTCCGGACGCCGCGAAGGCGTTTATCGACCGCCTGCCGGACGTATGGAACAGCCTCTCGACCTGGCAGGCGCTCTGTTTCGACAATTCCATGCCCGATGCGTTGCAAGACGCCCTGGCCAACAGTCCGTCCATCCTCGCCAAATCGGCCGTCTTCACCGGCACGCAGCACTGGCGATTCTGGGACACCTTTGCCGCTCCTTCGCTTTCCGGTCTGCCCACGAGCCTCCACCGGGCCATGCCGCTCGCCCTCTTTTTTCCGGATATCCTCCGCGACCACCTCCGCGCCTATGCGGCGGTGCAACACGACGACGGAAGCCTGCCGGCCTCCCTGGGCATGGGCCGGCGTACCCCCTTTGACGGCGCGCACGGGCCTGTGCATAGCGATAACGCCCCGGCGTTTATCCTCCAGGTCTATGCCCACCTTCGAGCCACTGGAGACCGGGGTGTGTTCGCCGAACTGTGGCCCCATGCCCGTAAGGCGATGGGTTGGCAGTTGGAGCGTGCGGCGCGGCTCGAATTGCCGGACCGACTGGACTCCCTCTACCGGTGGTGGCAATACGACCGTAAGGATCTCGCGGCTTACGGCTCAATGCTGCACCTCGCCGCCGGCCAGGCGGCGCTCCGCATGGCGGCCCTCGCCGGCGACACAGCCTTCGCGTCCTCGCTGAAAGATCAGCTAACGACCGCCTCCAAGGCGTTCGACGAAGCGTTCTGGACCGGCGATCATTACCGCGCCTGGCGTACCGCCGACGAACCGACCACGGACGCGCTCCAGGCCGATACGCTGTATGGTCTGCTTTGGTGTTTCCAGCTGGAGATCGATCTCCCCATCCCACTCGATCGGGCGCGAAGCCATATCCGAAAAGAACTCAGGGACAACGCGTCCCCGTACGGCCTGCTGGCCATGCGCCACGCCGGCAACGACGCAGACGCCCTTTCCTCCGAAAAGCCTTACCGATTCCTCGCCGATGGACGGGGCGGGCCGACGGACTCCGTCGTCTGGCAGGCGGCTACCTACAACAGCGCGGCGCTGGGCATTTGGCTCGAAATCGATCCGCGCCGTACCCTCGAAGGCGCGGAACGAGCCGCGGCTCATCAGTACCGTACGCTCCGCGACCCCTGGAATGTGTTTGAGATGCAAGCCGGCTGGGATGGCAGCCCCTGGGCATACTCCCATCATCCCGCGCACCTCGCCCTGTGGCTCCTGCCGCTGGCCCTTTCCGGTCAGCAATACGATGCCGTAGCCAGGCGCCTGACGTTTGAGCCCCGCATCGACGCGCCGTATCGCATCCCATTCGCCATCCCCACGGCCCGCGGCGTACTGGACGTACGCGGCGGCGGGCGCTACACCGTAGAGATATCCAGCGGCCGACTCATCCTCGAAGAACTA
- a CDS encoding DUF6435 family protein, which translates to MFSFFKKDPTRGLEKKYRALLEQARDAQRGGDIKRYAELTGQAEDVLRSIEALRKPSD; encoded by the coding sequence ATGTTTTCCTTTTTCAAGAAGGATCCCACCCGCGGGCTCGAAAAGAAGTACCGCGCCCTCCTCGAGCAAGCCCGCGACGCCCAGCGAGGCGGCGACATCAAACGATATGCAGAACTGACCGGTCAGGCAGAGGACGTCCTGCGGAGCATCGAGGCACTACGAAAGCCATCCGATTGA
- a CDS encoding NAD-dependent epimerase/dehydratase family protein has product MVFVVTGTNGFIGSRLATTLLTHEAGQHAEVRALVRSPDAGAPPGITPYVVDYRRPESIAASGALEGAGYLIHLAGVTKALSLDSFREGNVEPVASLLKAIKSVAPPLKRFVLVSSQAAAGPAPGPGRPRSESDPAEPFDVYGISKLEAEQLLSDQAGASPFTIVRPSAVYGPRDVDFLKLFKQLRLGAGLYPANRNNRLATIFVDDLVSGLIQATYSEAARDQVFFMTNEEDIGWPEVYRAMARALEAPMRFEWEIPAPIVRATGLLGDAVSRLTGQVSVVNSQKVALGMAPYWTCSAEKARRLIGFSPATPLEAGMAATLAWYRQQGWL; this is encoded by the coding sequence ATGGTCTTTGTCGTAACAGGTACAAACGGTTTTATCGGTAGCCGGCTTGCAACCACGCTGCTCACCCACGAAGCAGGCCAGCACGCGGAAGTACGGGCGCTGGTCCGCTCTCCAGACGCCGGCGCTCCTCCGGGCATTACCCCCTATGTAGTGGATTACCGGCGGCCGGAGAGCATCGCGGCGTCCGGGGCACTGGAGGGGGCCGGCTATCTGATTCACCTCGCCGGCGTCACCAAGGCGCTGTCGCTCGATAGCTTTCGGGAAGGAAACGTGGAGCCGGTCGCTTCCCTGCTCAAGGCCATCAAGTCCGTAGCGCCCCCGCTAAAGCGATTTGTACTCGTGTCTTCCCAGGCGGCCGCGGGCCCCGCCCCCGGCCCTGGTCGCCCCAGGTCCGAGTCGGACCCCGCCGAACCTTTCGATGTTTACGGCATCAGTAAACTGGAAGCCGAACAACTGCTATCCGATCAGGCGGGTGCGTCGCCGTTCACGATCGTGCGCCCGTCGGCCGTGTACGGACCTCGGGATGTCGATTTTCTGAAGTTGTTCAAACAACTGCGGCTGGGGGCCGGCTTGTATCCCGCGAACCGGAACAACCGGCTCGCCACCATCTTCGTCGACGACCTGGTTTCGGGACTTATTCAGGCCACCTACAGCGAAGCCGCCCGCGACCAGGTCTTTTTTATGACGAATGAAGAAGATATAGGATGGCCGGAAGTATACCGCGCAATGGCCCGGGCCCTGGAGGCGCCTATGCGTTTCGAATGGGAGATTCCAGCGCCGATCGTACGCGCCACTGGTCTCCTCGGCGACGCGGTTTCACGCCTCACCGGCCAGGTATCGGTGGTCAATAGCCAGAAGGTGGCTCTGGGCATGGCGCCTTACTGGACCTGTTCGGCCGAAAAGGCGCGCCGATTGATCGGATTTTCGCCGGCCACCCCGCTGGAGGCCGGCATGGCCGCCACCCTGGCCTGGTACCGCCAGCAGGGTTGGCTCTGA
- a CDS encoding FAD-dependent oxidoreductase translates to MRLAFLFVAAVGMVAEVVAPVQARALPPRISPADTTTVFDLVIYGCTSAGIAAAVQGRRMDRSVIVVCPERHLGGLTSSGLGWTDSGVKEAIGGIARGFYRRVKAHYDGPDAWGFQDPASFAGYDTENDAIWMFEPRVAELTFEAIVAEHGIDIRRDAWLDRERGVVKEGATVVSISMLDGATYRGRMFIDATYEGDLMAAAGISYTVGRESNSTYGEMLNGVQTRNAIKHQFDRPVDAYIIPGKPESGLLPRIQGRDPGKEGEGDHRIQAYTYRMCLTNVPENRVPFPKPAGYDPMHYELLARYLDLGWREVFAKFDSIPNNKTDTNNHGAFSTDNIGMNYAYPEASYEERRAILREHIEYQQGLLWFLANDPRVPADVQQAMSVWGLAKDEFVDNGHWPYQIYIREARRMVSDFVATEMHLRSIRATPRPIGMGSYNMDSHNVQRYVDTNGFVRNEGDIQVNPGGPYAISYGAIVPRASEATNVLVPVAVSASHIAYGSIRMEPVFMILGQSAATAAALALEAGVGVQDVRYSVLEARLLADGQVLGLPREN, encoded by the coding sequence ATGAGACTGGCCTTCCTGTTCGTGGCGGCCGTGGGGATGGTAGCGGAGGTGGTGGCGCCGGTTCAGGCACGCGCCCTTCCACCGCGGATATCCCCCGCCGATACCACCACGGTTTTTGATCTGGTCATTTACGGCTGTACATCGGCCGGCATCGCGGCTGCCGTGCAGGGGCGGCGGATGGACCGAAGTGTCATTGTTGTCTGTCCCGAACGTCACCTGGGGGGATTGACCTCCTCGGGCCTGGGTTGGACGGATTCGGGTGTAAAGGAGGCCATTGGAGGGATAGCGCGCGGGTTCTATCGCCGCGTGAAAGCGCATTACGATGGGCCTGATGCCTGGGGATTCCAGGACCCCGCTTCGTTCGCGGGGTACGACACGGAGAACGATGCGATCTGGATGTTCGAGCCCCGGGTAGCCGAACTCACCTTCGAGGCGATCGTGGCTGAACACGGCATCGATATCCGCAGGGACGCCTGGCTCGATCGCGAACGAGGGGTCGTAAAAGAAGGCGCCACGGTGGTTTCGATTTCGATGCTCGACGGCGCCACCTATCGGGGGCGTATGTTCATCGATGCGACGTACGAAGGGGACCTCATGGCCGCCGCCGGCATCAGCTATACGGTCGGGCGTGAATCCAATAGTACCTACGGCGAGATGCTAAACGGCGTGCAGACGCGCAACGCCATCAAGCACCAGTTCGACCGCCCCGTGGATGCGTACATCATTCCGGGAAAGCCGGAGAGCGGGCTGTTGCCGCGTATTCAGGGGCGCGACCCCGGTAAAGAGGGGGAAGGAGATCACCGAATCCAGGCCTACACGTACCGGATGTGCCTGACCAATGTGCCAGAGAACCGGGTGCCGTTTCCGAAGCCGGCTGGCTACGATCCGATGCACTACGAATTGCTGGCGCGATACCTCGATCTGGGGTGGCGCGAAGTATTCGCGAAGTTCGACTCCATCCCCAACAACAAGACCGACACCAACAACCATGGCGCGTTTTCGACGGACAACATCGGGATGAACTACGCCTATCCCGAGGCCTCCTACGAGGAGCGTCGGGCGATCCTGCGTGAGCATATCGAATACCAACAGGGGCTCCTCTGGTTTCTGGCGAACGACCCGCGGGTGCCGGCGGACGTCCAGCAAGCCATGAGTGTGTGGGGCCTGGCGAAGGACGAGTTCGTCGACAACGGTCACTGGCCATACCAGATCTACATCCGCGAGGCTCGGCGTATGGTGAGTGACTTCGTGGCGACGGAAATGCATCTGCGCAGCATCCGAGCGACGCCCCGGCCGATCGGCATGGGCTCCTACAATATGGACTCCCACAATGTCCAACGATATGTCGATACCAACGGATTTGTGCGGAACGAAGGAGACATTCAGGTAAACCCGGGCGGTCCGTACGCCATCAGTTACGGCGCCATCGTCCCCCGGGCGTCAGAGGCGACGAATGTGCTTGTCCCTGTCGCCGTCTCGGCCTCGCATATCGCCTACGGGTCGATCCGGATGGAGCCTGTGTTTATGATCCTCGGCCAGTCCGCCGCTACGGCCGCGGCGCTGGCGCTGGAGGCCGGCGTAGGGGTTCAGGACGTGCGATACAGCGTCTTGGAAGCGCGACTGTTGGCGGATGGACAGGTGTTGGGCCTGCCTCGCGAGAACTGA
- a CDS encoding acylphosphatase, which translates to MELQRIAREWVVYGRVQGVGFRAFTAQCARAYGVVGWVGNRPDGAVVVTAEGSREGMRALEARLRRGPSMARVDRFEEAAREPEGYADFRIRSIGPA; encoded by the coding sequence ATGGAACTTCAACGCATAGCCAGAGAATGGGTGGTGTACGGTCGGGTTCAGGGCGTGGGCTTCCGTGCGTTTACCGCGCAATGCGCCCGGGCGTACGGGGTTGTAGGTTGGGTGGGCAACAGGCCCGACGGAGCGGTCGTGGTGACAGCCGAAGGAAGCAGGGAAGGCATGCGTGCGCTTGAAGCGCGACTACGACGCGGTCCCTCGATGGCGCGTGTTGATCGATTTGAGGAAGCGGCGCGAGAGCCGGAAGGATATGCCGATTTCCGGATTCGCTCGATCGGGCCGGCCTGA